A window of Indicator indicator isolate 239-I01 chromosome 25, UM_Iind_1.1, whole genome shotgun sequence contains these coding sequences:
- the ABRAXAS1 gene encoding BRCA1-A complex subunit Abraxas 1, with protein MEGESTSALLSGFVFGALSFQHLSTDSDTEGFLLGDVKGEAKNSITDSQMDDVEVVYTIDIQKHIPCYQLFSFYNSAGELDELALKRILSGCKKSVIGWYKFRRNTEQAMTFRERLLHRNLQSHLANQGLVFLLLTSSVMTESCSTYRLEHALHRPQEGLFQKVPLVVTNLGMAEQQGYRTVSGSCVSSGFVRAVRQHRSEFFCEDGTLQEVHKINQMYGTLQEELKKLCSTVEASERSVERLLAEVSHLKEEIKKRKQQRGPGEFQKCKGRESPGEPVENILLCQALQTFFPNSGLQTCLVSFQGQQLARNCCTTDHNIKVREQLTLMVEQRDCPEAEARHLSKRKGRGSTTGAKVVKRSRALQLQPKLQPDPEDSDQERKLVLSSTETDEEVLEKGRDTDERSQSPTF; from the exons ATGGAGGGCGAGAGCACCTCCGCGCTGCTCTCGGGCTTCGTCTTCGGCGCTCtctccttccagcacctcagcaccGACTCCGACACG GAAGGGTTTCTCCTTGGAGATGTGAAAGGTGAAGCCAAGAACAGCATCACAGACTCCCAGATGGATGATGTGGAAGTTGTCTACACCATTG atATCCAGAAGCACATCCCATGCTACCAGTTGTTCAG ctTCTATAactctgcaggagagctggatgagcttgctCTGAAGAGAATCCTCTCAGGCTGTAAGAAG AGTGTCATAGGCTGGTACAAGTTCAGGAGGAACACAGAGCAGGCCATGACCTTcagggagaggctgctgcaCAGGAATTTGCAGTCCCACCTTGCCAACCAGGGCCTGGTGTTCCTCTTGCTGACCTCCAGTGTGATGACAGAGAGCTGTTCCACCTACAGACTGGAGCACGCCTTGCACCGCCCTCAGGAGGG TCTCTTCCAGAAGGTTCCTTTGGTGGTGACCAACTTGGggatggcagagcagcagggctaCAGAACTGTATCGGGGTCCTGTGTCTCCTCTGGATTTGTGAGAGCAGTGAGACAGCACAG GTCAGAGTTCTTCTGTGAAGATGGAACCTTGCAGGAGGTGCACAAGATAAACCAGATGTATGGCACCTtgcaggaggagctgaaa AAGTTGTGCTCCACAGTGGAAGCCAGTGAGCGGTCTGTTGAGAGACTCCTGGCAGAGGTCAGCCacttgaaagaagaaataaagaagaggaagcagcagagggGCCCAGGTGAGTTCCAGAAATGCA aaggcagagagtcccCAGGAGAGCCAGTGGAGAACATTCTCCTTTGTCAGGCTCTGCAGACGTTCTTCCCCAATTCTGGCCTTCAGACCTGCCTGGTTTCCTTCCAGGGCCAACAGCTAGCCAGGAACTGCTGCACCACTGACCACAACATCAAGGTCAGGGAGCAGCTGACCCTCATGGTGGAGCAAAGAGACTGCCCTGAAGCTGAAGCAAGACACCTCAGCAAGCGCAAGGGCAGAGGGAGCACGACAGGGGCCAAGGTGGTCAAGAGatccagagccctgcagctccagcccaagCTGCAGCCAGACCCAGAGGACAGTGACCAGGAGAGGAAGCTTGTCCTgagcagcactgaaacagatgaggaggtgctggagaaagggagggacaCAGATGAACGCTCACAGTCTCCGACCTTctga